The Spirosoma radiotolerans genome has a window encoding:
- the rpoN gene encoding RNA polymerase factor sigma-54, whose product MQKLSLSQSLQQKLSPQQIQFIKLLQIPTVELDTRIEEELEINPALEEGMDEEYDQKEDDPYDETDDYKDRDNDLDIDSYIQDEDYAGYKMQGDGNYGEEERDMPLATSSSLTDSLLQQFGYLQLTEEQRIVGLQLIGSIEADGYIRRSVQAIVNDLAFSQNVFTDADEVEEVLQKIQSFDPAGIGARSLPECLLLQLRRKDQSDPYNVLAIRIIDEFFDEFSKKHYDKIQRRLNISDDSLKRVIDIIIRLNPKPGSIEGESGTIQYLIPDFLLTNNNGKLELTLNSKNAPELRISRSFADMLDTYDKSKKQNKNLKETVSFVKQKLDAAKWFIDAIKQRQQTLLKTMNAIVRYQYDFFLTGDESRLRPMILKDIATLIDMDVSTVSRVANSKAVQTEFGIYPLKYFFSEGISTDTGEDVSSREVKNILKDLIDAEPKLHPLSDDKLEKILNDRGYNIARRTVAKYREQLNIPVARLRKQL is encoded by the coding sequence ATGCAGAAATTAAGTCTTTCACAATCCCTTCAGCAGAAGCTGTCTCCTCAGCAGATTCAGTTCATTAAACTGTTACAAATACCGACAGTTGAACTGGATACGCGCATTGAGGAAGAGCTGGAGATAAATCCGGCTCTGGAAGAAGGTATGGACGAGGAGTATGACCAAAAAGAGGATGACCCCTACGATGAAACCGACGACTACAAAGACCGGGATAACGACCTCGACATTGATAGTTACATTCAGGATGAAGATTATGCCGGGTATAAAATGCAGGGCGATGGTAATTATGGGGAGGAAGAACGCGATATGCCCCTGGCGACCAGCTCAAGCCTGACAGACTCGCTTCTCCAACAGTTCGGCTACCTTCAACTGACTGAAGAACAGCGCATTGTTGGCTTACAACTCATTGGCAGCATTGAAGCCGACGGTTATATCCGGCGGTCCGTTCAGGCCATTGTCAACGATTTGGCCTTCTCTCAGAACGTATTCACCGATGCGGATGAAGTGGAAGAAGTGCTGCAAAAAATTCAGTCGTTCGATCCGGCAGGCATCGGCGCCCGGTCACTCCCTGAATGCCTGTTGCTACAGCTTCGGCGAAAAGACCAGTCGGACCCGTACAACGTGCTGGCCATTCGAATTATTGACGAGTTCTTCGACGAATTCTCCAAAAAACACTACGATAAAATCCAGCGTCGGCTCAACATCAGTGACGATTCGCTCAAACGGGTAATCGACATTATTATCCGGCTAAACCCCAAGCCAGGCTCTATCGAAGGCGAATCGGGGACTATTCAATACCTGATCCCTGACTTCCTGCTGACGAATAACAACGGCAAACTGGAGTTGACCCTGAACTCCAAAAATGCCCCCGAGTTGCGGATCAGCCGCTCTTTTGCCGACATGCTCGACACCTACGACAAGAGCAAAAAACAAAATAAAAACCTGAAAGAAACGGTTTCGTTTGTGAAGCAAAAGCTGGATGCGGCCAAGTGGTTTATCGACGCCATCAAGCAACGCCAGCAAACGCTGCTCAAGACCATGAACGCCATCGTGCGTTATCAGTATGACTTTTTCCTGACCGGTGATGAGTCGCGGTTGCGGCCCATGATCCTGAAAGACATTGCCACCCTGATCGACATGGACGTGTCTACGGTTTCGCGGGTGGCCAACAGCAAGGCCGTACAAACCGAATTTGGCATCTACCCGCTCAAATATTTCTTCTCCGAAGGCATTTCGACCGATACGGGCGAGGATGTCAGCAGCCGGGAAGTCAAGAACATTTTGAAAGATTTGATCGATGCGGAGCCCAAGCTTCATCCCCTCTCCGACGATAAACTGGAGAAAATACTGAACGACCGGGGCTACAATATCGCCCGCCGGACCGTTGCCAAATACCGCGAACAACTCAACATTCCGGTGGCCCGGCTCCGGAAGCAATTGTAA